One stretch of Cydia pomonella isolate Wapato2018A chromosome 24, ilCydPomo1, whole genome shotgun sequence DNA includes these proteins:
- the LOC133530990 gene encoding uncharacterized protein LOC133530990 — translation MAKMSVGKMDAFDRQKDNWATYIDRLEQYFIVNEVQEDRRVPLLITAMGADSYELLVTLCTPTKPSEKTYSELVKLMLNHLQPRPSVLAERYKFRQRKQSKHESIADFIADLQRLTKYCDFGTWLDDSLRDQFVCGLYNETIRQRLFTENDLKFANAKGLAIAMEAAEVNAAAVESRGRSSANDATAPCFSISNEKKSNFKTPSRNSRSYPKRDEQTKIVSTEVNRWRPNGQRPNNSYRGPVTSRSADGSRAQLGQGQGTCSACGGAHATQTCKFRLYVCRVCNQDGHLKKMCPRLTKVNYVEDEYSEEETYDLEFQV, via the exons ATGGCAAAGATGTCGGTTGGCAAGATGGACGCGTTTGATCGGCAAAAAGACAATTGGGCGACGTATATAGACAGGCTGGAGCAGTATTTTATCGTTAATGAGGTGCAAGAGGACCGCAGAGTACCATTATTAATTACCGCGATGGGAGCAGATAGCTACGAGTTATTAGTAACCCTGTGTACTCCGACTAAGCCATCAGAAAAAACCTACAGTGAACTTGTCAAACTTATGTTAAATCATCTGCAACCGCGGCCGAGTGTTTTAGCGGAAAGATATAAGTTTCGTCAACGCAAGCAGTCTAAACATGAATCGATAGCGGATTTCATTGCGGACTTGCAAAGGCTAACTAAATATTGTGATTTTGGTACGTGGTTGGATGACAGCTTGCGAGATCAATTTGTATGTGGATTGTATAATGAGACTATTCGACAGCGGTTATTTACGGAAAATGATCTGAAGTTTGCTAATGCTAAGGGGTTGGCAATAGCGATGGAGGCAGCAGAGGTAAATGCGGCAGCTGTAGAAAGTCGAGGTCGTTCATCAGCGAATGACGCCACGGCGCCGTGTTTTTCTATAAGcaacgaaaaaaaatcaaatttcaagACGCCATCACGGAACAGCCGAAGTTATCCGAAACGGGACGAGCAGACCAAAATAGTTAGCACCGAAGTTAACCGATGGAGGCCGAACGGACAGCGGCCGAACAATAGTTACCGGGGACCTGTGACGTCGAGATCAGCTGACGGCAGCCGCGCGCAATTAGGTCAAGGTCAAGGGACGTGCTCAGCGTGTGGAGGTGCGCATGCGACTCAGACATGCAAATTTCGTCTTTATGTATGCCGTGTGTGTAATCAAGACGGACACTTGAAAAAGATGTGCCCCAGGTtgacaaaagttaactacgttGAGGATGAGTATTCGGAAGAGGAAACATATGACTTAGAG TTCCAGGTTTAA